One Nicotiana tomentosiformis chromosome 1, ASM39032v3, whole genome shotgun sequence genomic window, ATACAGCTTCCTTAGCAGCTTCACTAGCTGCTATATATTCTACTTCAGTCACCGAATCAGCTATTGTAGCTTGTTTAGAATTTTTCCAACTCACTACACCACCATTTAAGGTGAATACATAACCAAAAATAGATTTGCTATCATCTTTATCTGATGAGAAACTTGCATCAGTATAACCTTCAAGTTTTAACTCAGAATCTCCATAAATGAGGACTTGGTCTTTAgtccttcttaagtacttaagaatggtCTTCACCATATTCCAATGTTCCTCACCAGGATTTGCCTGATATCGGCTAGTCACTCCTAGTGCATAAGCCACATTAGGACGTGTACATGTTATGGTATACATGATAGCTCCCACTGCACTATcgtatgggatcctactcatgcgTTCTCTCTCTTAAGGTATTTTAGGACAATCCTCCTTGCTGAGAGTAATTCTAGTGCTATTGGTAGATAGCCTCTTTTGGAATTATCCATGTTATACCTCTTTAAGATGGTATCAATGTACAAAGACTGGGAAAGTCCAAGCAGCTTCCTCGATCTATCTCTATAGATCTTTATTCCCAATATATAAGCTGtttctcccaagtctttcatggagAGCTTTTCAGATAGCCAAATATTGGTACTTTGCAATGCCGGTATATCATTCCCTATGAGCAATTCATTAAAATATAGTACTAAGAATATAATTGTGCTCCCACTAACCTTTTTGTTCACACAAGGCTCTTCTTCACATCTAACAAAATTAAACTtttcaattgtcttgttaaagcgaatattccaactttgagaagcttgctttagtccataaatggatctttgtagcttgtaaattttattatgatCAGACGGAGATGTGAAACCTTCAGGTTGTGTCATGTACACATCCTCTTCTAGCTCACCATCAAGGAAAGTTGTTTTCATATCCATTTGCCATATTTCGGAATCATAGTATGCTGCTATAGCAAGCaaaatccgaattgatttgagcattgccacgggagagaaagtctcatcatagtcgacTCTTTCTTTCAGACGATATCCCTTGGTAACAAGACGGGCtttgtaggtctccacctttcCGTCTGCTCCAATCTTTTTATAAAAAACTCATTTACAACCTTAGGTTTTATatcctttgaaggttcaactaaagtacatactttattttccttcatgGATTCTATTTCGGATTCCATGGCCTGTTGCCATCTCTCACAGTTAGAACTTTATATAGCCTCTTCATAGATCTTAGGGTCATCATCATTATGATTAACCTCATTTGATACATCATCTTGTACTATTAGATTTAATCTAGTTGGTACATGACGttctcgtgtagaccttctaagaGGTGCGTGTACAACTTGTTCACCTTGTACTGGATTTGGTTATTGTTCAATTTGGTTGGAAAATGGTTCATTAACCTCTTCTTGAACTATATTTAGTTCTTAACTTGAACCGTTAAAGATGACAACTTCAAAATATCTAATAAAGGTTGTTCGACTTGTGTCTCATGATCTTGATTTTGTGTTAATTCATTAGTTTCTTGAACTTCATCAAGTTCTATTTCTCCACTATAATTTCCTTCCAAAAGAAATTCTTTTTTCAAAAAGGTTGCTCCTCTAGCCATAAAAACTTTATGGTCAGAAGGGTGATAGAAATAATATCTCATTGTTTCTTTGGGATACCCAGTGAACCTACACTTATCAAATCTTGAGTCAAAGTTATCAGACTGCAGCCTCTTAACATAAGCTGGGCAACCCCAAACTTTAATATGTTTGAGGTTAGGCTTACgtcctttccatatctcatatggtGTTATAGAGACTGACTTAATGGAaactttattaagtaagtatgttGCTGCTTCCAAAGCATATCCCCAATAATTTATTGGAAAATCAGTGAACCCCATCATAGATTTCACCATATCTAATAAGGTTCGATTTCTCCTTTCAGATACACCATTATGTTGTGGTGTTCCTGGAGGTGTCCATTGTGAGAGAATCCCATTCTCTTTGAGATACCTAGTAAAATCTTCACTaagatattctccacctctatcaaACCTTAGTACTTTGATACTTTTGCTAGTCTGTTTCTCAACTTCACTACGGAaccttttgaacatttcaaaagaTTCAAATTTATGTTTCATAAGATATACAAATCCATATCTTGACATATCATCAGTAAAGGtgatgaagtaagaatatccACCTATATCTTGAATTTTCGTAGGCCCACAAACATCTGTATGAATTAGTCCCAATAATTCAGAAGCTCTTTCTCCACTTCCATTAAATGGAGATTTGGTTATTTTTCCTTTGAGACAAGATTCACAAGttggatatgattcaaaatcatacttGTCAAGGTACCATTCCTTATACATCTTGTTAATTTTTCTCTCTCCAATATGACCAAGCCTACAATGCCAAAGGTATGTATGATTTACTTGATCATCTCTTTTCCTCTTAAGATTAGAAACATGCATAATCGAATTTGCATTCACATTAGGTAAGACATAAACATCATGTTGGAGATAGACATTCACATATAAATCATCACCATAATAAATAGAGCAAATACCATTGCCTATGTTAATGTGAAACCCACACTTGTCCAACATAGAAGCTGAAATTATGTTCGAAATaaatttagaaatataataataatCATCCAGCATAAGTACTTTGCCCGAAGGCACTATTAAAGAAATAGATCTTATAGGTACGGCTGCAACTCTTGCATAATTTCCAACTTGTAGATTAACTTCTCCTTTCTTCAGTCTCCTACTTATCTTGAACTCTTGCAACATATTACAAAAGTTATAACCACTATATCTAATACCCACAGTGAATAATTAGTAGTAGTTAAAGaaacctcaaaaatatttttcattattgTCTCACCTTGTTTCTTATTCTTTAGAGTTGCAAGATACTCCTTGCAGTTTTTCTTCCAATGTCATTTCTTCTTACAGTGAAAACATTCAGCATCATATACTGATTGCAAGATCAAATCTTCAGAAATATCTTTACCAAGCTTGTACCCGAACTTCTCAAGTTCTTTGGTAAGATCAATCACATGATTGACATGGGGTCCAACTGGAGAGTTTTCAATGTCCAATTGTGTATCAACCatcttcttaagatattcaatgatGCAGTTGGATCCATATTCTGATGTTTCCTTTGGAGTTCAGAACTCATAGAAGCGAGAATGATGCGTTTAACAGCAAGACATTCTTTCAAGTATTTCTGATAAACCTTGGTGCCTTCAATATCATTCTTTGTTGGGACTATCTTTGCAGGATTATCGATCACATCAATGAGCTTTTCATGCATGAGAACAATTCTCAAATTTTTATACCAGTCATCAAAGTTTGGTCTCACCAACTTGTTGGTCCCAAGTATTTCACGCAATGATATAACAAacatattgagaaatctaaaatatgaaaaataaaagacaataatataaaaacatatttacatatatcataaagacatggacttttatctaaatgatattttcactaattattttaaacCATTTACCCTCGTTATAGTTTAAGAAATCTCTATTTCTGTTAGTGGAGTAAAGGAATCTTTTAACAATATGTATAAGCCCCTTAGAAGTCAAGTCgtttctcacatatattttaaaGGTAGGTACTCTTACCAATTACGTCTCCATACAATCTCCTTAAATATCTCTATGTCAAATAGTTCCCTGGTAGTCAGGTCGATCCTATTGTCATAGTTGAGTTCAACCATTATAAAAGCAaagaacttattaaattttatacttCCCCGGGTAGTCCAGGCGTCTAGTGTAAAATGAAATAATTCTTTCAATCCATGCAtctaatgcaataaataattttaacatattctcGAACTATAAGTCTCTTGGTTGTCATGCCACTCcttataaacaagaaataaataaaattatttattttgatggatagctttacaataaaatatcttatattttattatttaagaacTCAAATTTTAGTAAGAGGGAATAGTTACTAAAATAACTTTTAATAACATGAAGATCAAATCTTTTATAGCATGTGAATTTAGTTCAAGTTGTCTACATGCTTAGTCCTAAATTAATTTACATCACatgtaataaataattcaaaattatataACGAACAAGCATgtgacaaaaaaaataaaattcaacatACTTCTAATATGTTTATCTTATATATCACATAAAAATAATTCAtgcaagaatattattattaattaatatcccatgaactaataacaattaaaataacaGTAGAATCCAATAACCTATTATAGATTACCGTCGTATCTaatacaaaatttcaaatttaagTTACGAACTA contains:
- the LOC138905234 gene encoding secreted RxLR effector protein 161-like, producing MSRIPYDSAVGAIMYTITCTRPNVAYALGVTSRYQANPGEEHWNMVKTILKYLRRTKDQVLIYGDSELKLEGYTDASFSSDKDDSKSIFGYVFTLNGGVVSWKNSKQATIADSVTEVEYIAASEAAKEAV